The following proteins are co-located in the Apium graveolens cultivar Ventura chromosome 5, ASM990537v1, whole genome shotgun sequence genome:
- the LOC141661271 gene encoding AP2/ERF and B3 domain-containing transcription factor At1g51120-like encodes MKDLMNVTAHMFGKASGSNSLSHNQSCTKRARHDKTIRSWSSKGVVALMNENWAAHVYVNHNWTCIGIFKTEEEAEMAYDSVDESLRKTDNIAQEPNIQKQVCIAGTLSCRSVNIFQAQRQQDCTRTCIFEKVLTASDVGMLYRIVIPKMYASCFPSDSHKLAFYDEWMTLWNFRYGVWKGSNSYVLSADKVIFFKCELFETGSAVHTYFAIDVEYNANRVQVEEANRGKYVIADGEKLHSKEVVQNFGLEQNHSGNADTRLQMDMEGDSDLNITGSGKAPETT; translated from the coding sequence ATGAAGGATCTCATGAATGTCACAGCACATATGTTCGGCAAAGCTTCAGGTTCGAACAGTTTGAGTCATAATCAATCATGTACCAAGCGTGCAAGGCATGATAAAACTATTCGTAGTTGGAGTTCTAAGGGAGTCGTTGCTCTAATGAATGAGAACTGGGCAGCACATGTTTATGTAAATCATAACTGGACTTGCATAGGGATTTTTAAGACAGAGGAAGAAGCAGAGATGGCATATGATAGTGTCGATGAAAGCTTGCGAAAGACAGACAACATTgcacaagaaccaaatattcagAAACAAGTCTGCATTGCTGGTACCCTTTCTTGCAGGTCTGTCAATATTTTCCAGGCACAGAGGCAACAAGATTGTACACGTACCTGTATATTTGAAAAGGTACTTACTGCTAGCGACGTAGGTATGCTCTACAGAATTGTGATTCCGAAAATGTATGCTAGTTGCTTCCCAAGCGATTCCCATAAGCTAGCTTTCTATGACGAGTGGATGACACTCTGGAATTTTCGCTATGGTGTCTGGAAGGGAAGTAACAGTTATGTCTTATCAGCGGACAAAGTTATTTTCTTCAAGTGCGAGCTTTTTGAGACGGGGTCAGCTGTTCACACTTATTTTGCAATTGATGTGGAATATAATGCTAATAGAGTACAAGTTGAGGAAGCCAACAGGGGAAAATATGTCATTGCTGATGGCGAAAAATTGCATTCGAAGGAAGTGGTGCAGAACTTTGGCCTTGAACAGAATCACAGTGGAAATGCAGATACCAGGCTCCAGATGGATATGGAGGGTGACAGTGACTTGAACATAACTGGATCCGGGAAAGCACCGGAGACTACCTAA